AGCAGATGAGCTCCGGCTCCCAGCAGGTCTCCGAGGGCGCCACCGTGCAGGCGGCATCCGCCGAAGAGGTCTCCTCCTCCATGGAGGAGATGTCCTCCAACATCAAGCAGAACGCAGACAATGCCCAGCAGACGGAGAAGATAGCCCTGAAGGCGGCAACTGATGCCAGAGAGGGCGGTCAGGCCGTGACGCAGACCGTGTCGGCCATGAAGGACATCGCGATGAAGATCTCCATCATCGAGGAGATAGCACGGCAGACGAACCTCCTGGCGCTCAACGCGGCAATAGAGGCCGCACGTGCGGGAGAGCACGGCAAGGGGTTCGCCGTGGTGGCCACGGAGGTGCGCAAGCTCGCCGAGAGGAGCCAGACGGCGGCCGCGGAGATATCGAAGCTCTCGGCATCCTCCGTCGAGGTGGCGGAGAAGGCCGGGGAGATGCTCACCAGGATAGTCCCCGACATCCAGAAGACGGCGGAGCTCGTCCAGGAGATAAGCGCCGCCTCCAATGAACAGAACTCCGGGGCGGAGCAGATAAACAAGGCCATCCAGCAGCTCGACCAGGTCATCCAGGAGAACGCGTCGGCAACGGAAGAGATGGCGTCCACCGCGGAGGAGCTCTCATCCCAGGCGGAGCAGCTCCAGGACATCATCGGGTTCTTCAGGACGGGCAACGAGAACAAGCAGGCGAAAAAGAAGATGGCGGCCGCGGTGCCCGCCCCCGTCAAGAACGCTCCCCGTCAGATAGCGGCGGCGAAGAAGACAGGCGGGAACGGCAACGGCGCCGAAGGCGTGGCGCTTGACATGGGTGCGGGCAACGACAAACTCGACGAAGAGTTCGAGAGATTCTAAGGAGGGGAGCATGAGCGTGTCTTCCATAAGCGGAACAAGACAGTATCTGACCTTCCAGCTCAACGACGAGGTCTTCGCGATAGACGTTGCGAACGTGCGGGAGATACTGGAGTTCAACAGCGTCACAAAGGTCCCCCGGAGCCCCGAGTACATGCGGGGCGTCATCAACCTCCGGGGATCGGTGGTACCCGTCTTCGACATGCGCCTCAAGTTCGGCATGTCGTCAACGGAAAGGACGATCAACACATGCATCGTCGTCGTCGAGGTCTCCTACGACGGTGAGGACATCATAATAGGGGCGCTCGTCGACTCCGTGCAGGAGGTCTTCGAGCTCGAGGCGGGACAGATAGAGCCCGCCCCGAGGATAGGCACCCACCTGAGGACGGAGTTCATCTCCGGCATGGGCAAGAGGGACGAAAGGTTCATCATCATCCTCGACATAAACAAGGTCTTCTCCGCGGAGGAGATAACATCCGCCCACGAGATGACAGGGACGGAAGAGGAAGAGAGACTGGCCGGGAACGAATAGAAGACGGTTACAGGTTACAGGTTTCCAGGAAAGAGAAGGTGCGGCCTGGTCCCCAGGGGAGCGGGCCGCATTGCCTGGCTCCCCCATCTTCAAGGATCTTCACAATATCGCTGCAGTTCCTGTCTCTGGCTATCTTGAGCGCCGTCAAACCTTTCCTGGCCGCGGCATTCGGATCGGCCCCAACTGCCGGAGGTACTCACTATTATCGGTCGATGATCTCGCCTGGATCAAGCTCTGTGACGCCGCGCGTGAACACGTGAAAGGGTTCGTTCATCCGGGCTATCGACGTGCTCTGCATATCACGATCACAGCTGACATTAATCTCTTAACGCCCCCCTGGTGTGCAGTGAAAATAAGTCTTTACAAATTAGAAGTTAGTTTCTAATATGTAAATATGATAGCGCGAGAACTGACGAAGGTCATCAAAGACAGGCTTCGGTCATTCCCTGCCGTTGCAATACTGGGTCCGCGCCAGTCGGGAAAAACCACACTTGCCAGAACCTATTCGGCGGATTATTTCGACCTTGAGATCGAGTCGGATAGACTGAAGGTCGATCTTCAATGGAACGGTATCATCGCATCGGACAGGCTGGTGGTGCTCGATGAGGCCCAGAGCTATCCCGGGGTCTTTCCAAGGATTCGCAACGCCATAGATGCCAGCCGGGGAAAGAAGGGGAGGTTTCTCCTTCTCGGCTCGGTGTCCCCGGGTCTCATGAAGGAAGTATCCGAGTCATTGGCGGGGCGGATTGCCCTGTGTGAGCTGGCCCCCTTTTCAATAACGGAGATTGGCAAGGTGAAAGATGACGATCTCTGGCTGAGAGGCGGATATCCCGACGGGAGCATTCTGGATGGCAAAGGATACCCCGTCTGGCAGAACAACTACCTTGATCTTCTTTCCATGCGAGATCTTCCCCTTTGGGGCCTGCCCGCGGCCCCCCCGGCCACACGGCGCTTTTTCGCCATGCTCGCCGTCGGGCAAGGGAATCCCTGGAACGCAAGTCAGATGGGAAAGAGTCTCGGCGTCTCTTACCACACGGCGACTTCTTACCTTAATTACCTCGAACAGGCATACCTCATAAGAAGGGTCTACCCGTACCATGACAACCTGAAGAAGCGGCTGACCAAGAGCCCGAAGGTGTACTGGCGTGACAGCGGCCTTCTCCACAGCCTTCTTCGCATCAACTCATTCGATGACCTCATCTCCCATCCCCACGTCGGCGCAAGCTGGGAAGGATGGGTCATCGAACAGATCCTGACCTTTCTCAACAACAGAGGCATTCAATACGACGGCCCCTATTACCTCAGAACGAATGACGGCTACGAGATCGATCTCATCATCACCCTTGCCGGGAACACCTATGCGATAGAGATCAAACTCACTACTTCCCCATCACAGGGAGACATGCAGCGCCTGACCAAAACCGCCGCCTTGATCGGAAACCCAACTCCGGTCCTTATCTCACGATCCCCCGATCACATAGAAGGAGGCAACGTGCTTTCCACAAACCTGAGGATGTTCCTGAAATATCTGGAGGGAGATGGAAAGACGACTTGAATGGCTTGAGTCGCTTCGCTAATCTTCTTTCATTGTCTTTTCGAAATGGGATTGAACTTGATCAATGTCATTTCATCCATCATACTGAAATGCCGGTAATTGCAGGTGGCAAAGGAAGCCTTGCTGGCCATTGCCGTGGCCGCAATGATGGCGTCAACGGTCCTGAGGCCGTGTGACAGGGTATACAGCTTCAGCAGCGAGATGGCTTTTTCCGATATTGCACCGTCGCAATGGACAACACGTGAGAAGTTCTCACTGAAAAAAGCG
This window of the Syntrophorhabdaceae bacterium genome carries:
- a CDS encoding type II toxin-antitoxin system VapC family toxin — encoded protein: MKEKARPVLFDTDVLIWYFRGLETAAQLMEKTPYEQRYVSSVCIMELIQGCRNKRELKDITAFFSENFSRVVHCDGAISEKAISLLKLYTLSHGLRTVDAIIAATAMASKASFATCNYRHFSMMDEMTLIKFNPISKRQ
- a CDS encoding chemotaxis protein CheW yields the protein MSVSSISGTRQYLTFQLNDEVFAIDVANVREILEFNSVTKVPRSPEYMRGVINLRGSVVPVFDMRLKFGMSSTERTINTCIVVVEVSYDGEDIIIGALVDSVQEVFELEAGQIEPAPRIGTHLRTEFISGMGKRDERFIIILDINKVFSAEEITSAHEMTGTEEEERLAGNE
- a CDS encoding ATP-binding protein, producing MIARELTKVIKDRLRSFPAVAILGPRQSGKTTLARTYSADYFDLEIESDRLKVDLQWNGIIASDRLVVLDEAQSYPGVFPRIRNAIDASRGKKGRFLLLGSVSPGLMKEVSESLAGRIALCELAPFSITEIGKVKDDDLWLRGGYPDGSILDGKGYPVWQNNYLDLLSMRDLPLWGLPAAPPATRRFFAMLAVGQGNPWNASQMGKSLGVSYHTATSYLNYLEQAYLIRRVYPYHDNLKKRLTKSPKVYWRDSGLLHSLLRINSFDDLISHPHVGASWEGWVIEQILTFLNNRGIQYDGPYYLRTNDGYEIDLIITLAGNTYAIEIKLTTSPSQGDMQRLTKTAALIGNPTPVLISRSPDHIEGGNVLSTNLRMFLKYLEGDGKTT
- a CDS encoding methyl-accepting chemotaxis protein is translated as GNLAVNVEIKSEDETGKLLMAMKDMVAKLREVVEGVSAAGGNVAAASQQMSSGSQQVSEGATVQAASAEEVSSSMEEMSSNIKQNADNAQQTEKIALKAATDAREGGQAVTQTVSAMKDIAMKISIIEEIARQTNLLALNAAIEAARAGEHGKGFAVVATEVRKLAERSQTAAAEISKLSASSVEVAEKAGEMLTRIVPDIQKTAELVQEISAASNEQNSGAEQINKAIQQLDQVIQENASATEEMASTAEELSSQAEQLQDIIGFFRTGNENKQAKKKMAAAVPAPVKNAPRQIAAAKKTGGNGNGAEGVALDMGAGNDKLDEEFERF